The window TCCTGATTTTACAGCCCAGAATAAAGGGGTATATCCTGTCTCATCCGCAATATTGGGGTCTGCTTTTTTCTTCAGGAGATGTTCTACCAGATCTTTGTTATATTTTATAGCAAGACCTGCCAATGCTGTTCCTTCGCGGCTTTTGTAGTTAACATCTTTTACGTTGTCGATCAGAAAATTTGCAACCTCTTTATTTCCTCTGTAGCACGCTAAAATAAGGGGTGAAAATCCATTCTCATTAGTGTGGTTAATGATATCAGGGTTTTGCTTCATCAATTCCTGTACCTCAGCTACCGTTCCG of the Chryseobacterium aureum genome contains:
- a CDS encoding ankyrin repeat domain-containing protein; the protein is MRHIILIVGLFLSSLLSAQDKAKSIFDIARSGTVAEVQELMKQNPDIINHTNENGFSPLILACYRGNKEVANFLIDNVKDVNYKSREGTALAGLAIKYNKDLVEHLLKKKADPNIADETGYTPLFWAVKSGNKDLVEQLLQYKADKTKKDAMGMTPFEYALQTNNKEIINLLKN